The Nicotiana tabacum cultivar K326 chromosome 1, ASM71507v2, whole genome shotgun sequence genome segment TTTGGTATTCGGTCAACTTAAATTGTGAAATGGggaaaatatttttaatcaaataGGCGATAATGGCATCTCTAAACGCTATGTCGTTAACCTTAATTAAAAAATACTATGATTAATATGCAATTCTCATAGCTTTTCCTACATCTTGTGCGATTACTATATATCGAGAACTTTTTTAAAAAAGACAAATTCTGAAACATGTTCCAAATATATTTTCTAAGGATATAAGTAACATTTTTCATAGGACTTACTTTCCATGGAATACATTTTCTACCAAATGCACATGTTTCACAAGTTAATCATATGATCTTCCTATAACTCCAATAACATATACAAGGAGTAtgatttttcaaatttcaatttgaatttcAGTGATTTACAAATTTTTAAGAAAGTAAACAATTTCTTTAAAATCAGTTACTTTTAATCAGCTCATTTTAGATTTTACCAATTTAAAGTAAAGCAATTTCCTTAAAATCAGATTACTTTTAATCagtttatttaaaattttacGAAATTAAAGTAAAGCAAATTCTTTAAAATCATATCACATTTAATAGTTtacttttaattttcaaattagCTCAATCAACATGAAATTTCCTAATTTGACTACATTAACAATTCTTGTTAGCCATCTATAAAAGCCACACACCTTCATAAGTTGGTACTCAATCATATATTTTACTCCAAAAGTAAGGGTTGTTTTAGGTTTGGGTGTCAAATATGGCTAGAAAGAAGCTTAGGCATACTAGAATCTGTAGTGAAAGTGTGAGAAACTTCATCCTAAAAAAAAGAGCAACAAGTTTGTTTAAGAAAGCAGAagagttttctattttttgtgATGTAGAAGTTGCTATAATTATTTTTAGTGAAGGGGAAATCCAACCCATTGCTTATCCATCTATAGGTCATGCTAAGGAAATATTAATGAGGTATTTAGTTTTTCTGAGGCTGAGAGGCATAAGAGGTTAGATAAACATGAAACATATCTTTTAGAAAAAGTTAATGAGCAAGAAGAAAAAATTAGCAAAGTTGAGAAAATGAATGAAGGGAAGGAAATGGATATCCTCTTCAATCAACTTGTGGAGGAAAAAAATATTAATGAACTTGATGCTAGACAACTTAAAGGTCTATTAAAGTTGTCTTCTGCTAAGATGGCTAAACTtaatgaaagaaagaaacaagTCATTCAACCATCTGAATCTCCATATCGTCCCTCTGATTTcaagctcaacaacaacaacaatccagtataatcccacttagtggggtccgagagggtagtgtgtacgcaaaccttacccctaccctgggatagaaaggctgtttccaaatagacccccgacgtccttccctccaagaacttcccaccttgctcttggggagactcgaactcacaacctcttagttggaagtgggggttgcttacctcTGATTTTAAGCTCGTGAGCGAAAATTTTGCTAATCAAACTATTGATTTGCAGGATGTCGCCCCAGCAACAAGTTTAATGGATGATTTGATTAATGATCCGTGGTTTGTTGAGAATATGGCTGCTAACCAAAATGAGTTTGGTACAGATG includes the following:
- the LOC107808633 gene encoding uncharacterized protein LOC107808633 — protein: MNEGKEMDILFNQLVEEKNINELDARQLKGLLKLSSAKMAKLNERKKQVIQPSESPYRPSDFKLNNNNNPDVAPATSLMDDLINDPWFVENMAANQNEFGTDEFCTEPAPEEGNDNNAGDDGNPEDLN